The Bos javanicus breed banteng chromosome 18, ARS-OSU_banteng_1.0, whole genome shotgun sequence genome has a segment encoding these proteins:
- the SIGLEC6 gene encoding sialic acid-binding Ig-like lectin 6 isoform X1, with translation MPLLLLLLLPVVWGAPLAQRLELRQNVTVQEGLCVFVPCRFSLPWVSFGKFYMFWFRERADTKRDPPVATNKPEQKLREGTQGRFSVPGEPQAGNCSLSITDVNAGDSGTYFFQVETHFSKYAYLNKMLFLNVTGTVGSLRERKGHGKPGLGWGRHDKTPGQANKMPRGPALSFSLPSPALTHQPHVHSPGALEPGRPGNLTCSVPWACERATPPIFSWTSAAPSSLGPRTPFSSVITLTPRPQDHGTRLTCQVKFPTSGVMVERTILLNVTYAPQHVAISIFQGNRTALKILQNTSSLPVQEGQALQLLCVADSNPPAQLSWFRGSPALEATPISSIGVLELPCVGAAEEGEFTCRAQNPLGSQNISLSLSVVSPPQLLGPSCSQEDEGLRCSCSSRARPAPSLRWWLGKGLLEGNFSNASFEISSSSAGPWANGSLSLREGLSSGLSLSCEALNVHGAQSGSVLLLPGKPQPWAGKVLGAVGGAGITVLLSLCLYLIFRVKTHRKTQPVQSMDDTNQAGGSGSRERQPQFWTDTPADHPAPAGAGPISRNEQELHYAFLRFHKPKPQKQESTHTEYSEIKIRK, from the exons ATgccgctgttgctgctgctgctgctgccagtggTATGGGGAG cacCCCTAGCTCAGCGCCTGGAACTGCGGCAGAATGTGACAGTGCAGGAGGGCCTGTGTGTCTTCGTACCCTGCAGATTTTCCCTGCCCTGGGTTTCCTTTGGAAAGTTCTACATGTTTTGGTTCCGGGAAAGGGCAGATACAAAACGCGATCCCCCGGTGGCCACGAACAAGCCAGAACAGAAGCTGCGTGAGGGGACCCAGGGGCGATTCTCCGTCCCCGGGGAGCCCCAGGCCGGAAACTGCAGCCTGAGCATCACGGATGTCAACGCAGGGGACAGCGGGACATACTTCTTTCAAGTCGAGACACACTTCAGTAAATACGCATATCTAAACAAGATGCTCTTTCTGAACGTGACAGGTACGGTAGGGTCGCTCAGGGAAAGAAAGGGGCACGGGAAaccagggctgggatgggggcgCCACGACAAGACCCCAGGGCAGGCCAACAAGATGCCAAGGGGACCCGCCCTATCCTTCTCTCTGCCCTCACCAGCCCTCACCCACCAGCCCCACGTCCACAGCCCGGGGGCCCTGGAGCCCGGCCGCCCCGGGAACCTGACCTGCTCTGTGCCCTGGGCCTGTGAGCGGGCCACGCCCCCCATCTTCTCCTGGACGTCAGCTGCCCCCAGCTCCCTGGGCCCCAGGACCCCCTTCTCGTCGGTGATCACCCTCACCCCACGGCCCCAGGACCACggcaccaggctcacctgtcAGGTGAAGTTCCCCACAAGCGGGGTGATGGTGGAGCGAACCATCCTGCTCAATGTCACCT atgctccacagcacgtggccATCAGCATCTTCCAAGGAAACAGGACAG CCCTCAAGATTCTGCAGAACACCTCGTCCCTTCCCGTCCAGGAGGGCCAGGCGCTGCAGCTGCTCTGTGTTGCTGACAGCAACCCCCCTGCACAGCTGAGCTGGTTCCGGGGGTCTCCCGCCCTGGAGGCCACCCCCATCTCGAGCATCGGGGTCCTGGAGCTGCCTTGTGTAGGGGCAGCAGAAGAAGGGGAGTTCACCTGCCGGGCTCAGAACCCACTGGGCTCCCAAAATATCTCCCTGAGCCTCTCCGTGGTCT CGCCCCCGCAGCTGCTGGGCCCCTCCTGCTCCCAGGAGGACGAGGGTCTGCGCTGCAGCTGCTCCTCCCGAGCCCGACCAGCCCCCTCCCTGCGCTGGTGGCTGGGCAAGGGGCTGCTGGAGGGGAACTTCAGCAATGCCTCCTTCGAGATCAGCTCCAGCTCCGCCGGGCCCTGGGCCAACGGCTCCCTGAGCCTCCGCGAGGGGCTCAGCTCTGGCCTCAGCCTCAGCTGCGAGGCCCTGAACGTCCACGGGGCCCAGAGCGGGTCTGTCCTGCTGCTGCCAG GTAAACCACAGCCCTGGGCTGGCAAGGTCCTGGGAGCTGTTGGGGGAGCTGGCATCACGGTCCTGCTTTCTCTCTGCCTGTATCTCATCTTCAG AGTGAAGACGCACAGAAAGACCCAACCAGTGCAGAGCATGGATGATACGAACCAGGCCGggggctcaggctccagg gAACGCCAGCCCCAGTTCTGGACGGACACCCCTGCAGACCACCCCGCCCCCGCTGGGGCTGGCCCCATCTCAAGAAATGAACAAGAGCTTCACTATGCTTTCCTCCGATTTCACAAGCCGAAGCCTCAGAAACAGGAAAGCACTCACACTGAGTACTCAGAGATCAAGATACGCAAGTGA
- the SIGLEC6 gene encoding sialic acid-binding Ig-like lectin 6 isoform X2, whose amino-acid sequence MAQRDPEGGSCPGGHQGRDAAVAAAAAASGMGRFSLPWVSFGKFYMFWFRERADTKRDPPVATNKPEQKLREGTQGRFSVPGEPQAGNCSLSITDVNAGDSGTYFFQVETHFSKYAYLNKMLFLNVTGTVGSLRERKGHGKPGLGWGRHDKTPGQANKMPRGPALSFSLPSPALTHQPHVHSPGALEPGRPGNLTCSVPWACERATPPIFSWTSAAPSSLGPRTPFSSVITLTPRPQDHGTRLTCQVKFPTSGVMVERTILLNVTYAPQHVAISIFQGNRTALKILQNTSSLPVQEGQALQLLCVADSNPPAQLSWFRGSPALEATPISSIGVLELPCVGAAEEGEFTCRAQNPLGSQNISLSLSVVSPPQLLGPSCSQEDEGLRCSCSSRARPAPSLRWWLGKGLLEGNFSNASFEISSSSAGPWANGSLSLREGLSSGLSLSCEALNVHGAQSGSVLLLPGKPQPWAGKVLGAVGGAGITVLLSLCLYLIFRVKTHRKTQPVQSMDDTNQAGGSGSRERQPQFWTDTPADHPAPAGAGPISRNEQELHYAFLRFHKPKPQKQESTHTEYSEIKIRK is encoded by the exons ATGGCACAG AGGGATCCAGAAGGTGGATCCTGCCCCGGGGGACATCAGGGAAGGGATgccgctgttgctgctgctgctgctgccagtggTATGGGGAG ATTTTCCCTGCCCTGGGTTTCCTTTGGAAAGTTCTACATGTTTTGGTTCCGGGAAAGGGCAGATACAAAACGCGATCCCCCGGTGGCCACGAACAAGCCAGAACAGAAGCTGCGTGAGGGGACCCAGGGGCGATTCTCCGTCCCCGGGGAGCCCCAGGCCGGAAACTGCAGCCTGAGCATCACGGATGTCAACGCAGGGGACAGCGGGACATACTTCTTTCAAGTCGAGACACACTTCAGTAAATACGCATATCTAAACAAGATGCTCTTTCTGAACGTGACAGGTACGGTAGGGTCGCTCAGGGAAAGAAAGGGGCACGGGAAaccagggctgggatgggggcgCCACGACAAGACCCCAGGGCAGGCCAACAAGATGCCAAGGGGACCCGCCCTATCCTTCTCTCTGCCCTCACCAGCCCTCACCCACCAGCCCCACGTCCACAGCCCGGGGGCCCTGGAGCCCGGCCGCCCCGGGAACCTGACCTGCTCTGTGCCCTGGGCCTGTGAGCGGGCCACGCCCCCCATCTTCTCCTGGACGTCAGCTGCCCCCAGCTCCCTGGGCCCCAGGACCCCCTTCTCGTCGGTGATCACCCTCACCCCACGGCCCCAGGACCACggcaccaggctcacctgtcAGGTGAAGTTCCCCACAAGCGGGGTGATGGTGGAGCGAACCATCCTGCTCAATGTCACCT atgctccacagcacgtggccATCAGCATCTTCCAAGGAAACAGGACAG CCCTCAAGATTCTGCAGAACACCTCGTCCCTTCCCGTCCAGGAGGGCCAGGCGCTGCAGCTGCTCTGTGTTGCTGACAGCAACCCCCCTGCACAGCTGAGCTGGTTCCGGGGGTCTCCCGCCCTGGAGGCCACCCCCATCTCGAGCATCGGGGTCCTGGAGCTGCCTTGTGTAGGGGCAGCAGAAGAAGGGGAGTTCACCTGCCGGGCTCAGAACCCACTGGGCTCCCAAAATATCTCCCTGAGCCTCTCCGTGGTCT CGCCCCCGCAGCTGCTGGGCCCCTCCTGCTCCCAGGAGGACGAGGGTCTGCGCTGCAGCTGCTCCTCCCGAGCCCGACCAGCCCCCTCCCTGCGCTGGTGGCTGGGCAAGGGGCTGCTGGAGGGGAACTTCAGCAATGCCTCCTTCGAGATCAGCTCCAGCTCCGCCGGGCCCTGGGCCAACGGCTCCCTGAGCCTCCGCGAGGGGCTCAGCTCTGGCCTCAGCCTCAGCTGCGAGGCCCTGAACGTCCACGGGGCCCAGAGCGGGTCTGTCCTGCTGCTGCCAG GTAAACCACAGCCCTGGGCTGGCAAGGTCCTGGGAGCTGTTGGGGGAGCTGGCATCACGGTCCTGCTTTCTCTCTGCCTGTATCTCATCTTCAG AGTGAAGACGCACAGAAAGACCCAACCAGTGCAGAGCATGGATGATACGAACCAGGCCGggggctcaggctccagg gAACGCCAGCCCCAGTTCTGGACGGACACCCCTGCAGACCACCCCGCCCCCGCTGGGGCTGGCCCCATCTCAAGAAATGAACAAGAGCTTCACTATGCTTTCCTCCGATTTCACAAGCCGAAGCCTCAGAAACAGGAAAGCACTCACACTGAGTACTCAGAGATCAAGATACGCAAGTGA
- the SIGLEC6 gene encoding sialic acid-binding Ig-like lectin 6 isoform X4, producing MPLLLLLLLPVVWGAPLAQRLELRQNVTVQEGLCVFVPCRFSLPWVSFGKFYMFWFRERADTKRDPPVATNKPEQKLREGTQGRFSVPGEPQAGNCSLSITDVNAGDSGTYFFQVETHFSKYAYLNKMLFLNVTGTVGSLRERKGHGKPGLGWGRHDKTPGQANKMPRGPALSFSLPSPALTHQPHVHSPGALEPGRPGNLTCSVPWACERATPPIFSWTSAAPSSLGPRTPFSSVITLTPRPQDHGTRLTCQVKFPTSGVMVERTILLNVTYAPQHVAISIFQGNRTALKILQNTSSLPVQEGQALQLLCVADSNPPAQLSWFRGSPALEATPISSIGVLELPCVGAAEEGEFTCRAQNPLGSQNISLSLSVVCKPQPWAGKVLGAVGGAGITVLLSLCLYLIFRVKTHRKTQPVQSMDDTNQAGGSGSRERQPQFWTDTPADHPAPAGAGPISRNEQELHYAFLRFHKPKPQKQESTHTEYSEIKIRK from the exons ATgccgctgttgctgctgctgctgctgccagtggTATGGGGAG cacCCCTAGCTCAGCGCCTGGAACTGCGGCAGAATGTGACAGTGCAGGAGGGCCTGTGTGTCTTCGTACCCTGCAGATTTTCCCTGCCCTGGGTTTCCTTTGGAAAGTTCTACATGTTTTGGTTCCGGGAAAGGGCAGATACAAAACGCGATCCCCCGGTGGCCACGAACAAGCCAGAACAGAAGCTGCGTGAGGGGACCCAGGGGCGATTCTCCGTCCCCGGGGAGCCCCAGGCCGGAAACTGCAGCCTGAGCATCACGGATGTCAACGCAGGGGACAGCGGGACATACTTCTTTCAAGTCGAGACACACTTCAGTAAATACGCATATCTAAACAAGATGCTCTTTCTGAACGTGACAGGTACGGTAGGGTCGCTCAGGGAAAGAAAGGGGCACGGGAAaccagggctgggatgggggcgCCACGACAAGACCCCAGGGCAGGCCAACAAGATGCCAAGGGGACCCGCCCTATCCTTCTCTCTGCCCTCACCAGCCCTCACCCACCAGCCCCACGTCCACAGCCCGGGGGCCCTGGAGCCCGGCCGCCCCGGGAACCTGACCTGCTCTGTGCCCTGGGCCTGTGAGCGGGCCACGCCCCCCATCTTCTCCTGGACGTCAGCTGCCCCCAGCTCCCTGGGCCCCAGGACCCCCTTCTCGTCGGTGATCACCCTCACCCCACGGCCCCAGGACCACggcaccaggctcacctgtcAGGTGAAGTTCCCCACAAGCGGGGTGATGGTGGAGCGAACCATCCTGCTCAATGTCACCT atgctccacagcacgtggccATCAGCATCTTCCAAGGAAACAGGACAG CCCTCAAGATTCTGCAGAACACCTCGTCCCTTCCCGTCCAGGAGGGCCAGGCGCTGCAGCTGCTCTGTGTTGCTGACAGCAACCCCCCTGCACAGCTGAGCTGGTTCCGGGGGTCTCCCGCCCTGGAGGCCACCCCCATCTCGAGCATCGGGGTCCTGGAGCTGCCTTGTGTAGGGGCAGCAGAAGAAGGGGAGTTCACCTGCCGGGCTCAGAACCCACTGGGCTCCCAAAATATCTCCCTGAGCCTCTCCGTGGTCT GTAAACCACAGCCCTGGGCTGGCAAGGTCCTGGGAGCTGTTGGGGGAGCTGGCATCACGGTCCTGCTTTCTCTCTGCCTGTATCTCATCTTCAG AGTGAAGACGCACAGAAAGACCCAACCAGTGCAGAGCATGGATGATACGAACCAGGCCGggggctcaggctccagg gAACGCCAGCCCCAGTTCTGGACGGACACCCCTGCAGACCACCCCGCCCCCGCTGGGGCTGGCCCCATCTCAAGAAATGAACAAGAGCTTCACTATGCTTTCCTCCGATTTCACAAGCCGAAGCCTCAGAAACAGGAAAGCACTCACACTGAGTACTCAGAGATCAAGATACGCAAGTGA
- the SIGLEC6 gene encoding sialic acid-binding Ig-like lectin 6 isoform X5: MPLLLLLLLPVVWGAPLAQRLELRQNVTVQEGLCVFVPCRFSLPWVSFGKFYMFWFRERADTKRDPPVATNKPEQKLREGTQGRFSVPGEPQAGNCSLSITDVNAGDSGTYFFQVETHFSKYAYLNKMLFLNVTALTHQPHVHSPGALEPGRPGNLTCSVPWACERATPPIFSWTSAAPSSLGPRTPFSSVITLTPRPQDHGTRLTCQVKFPTSGVMVERTILLNVTYAPQHVAISIFQGNRTALKILQNTSSLPVQEGQALQLLCVADSNPPAQLSWFRGSPALEATPISSIGVLELPCVGAAEEGEFTCRAQNPLGSQNISLSLSVVCKPQPWAGKVLGAVGGAGITVLLSLCLYLIFRVKTHRKTQPVQSMDDTNQAGGSGSRERQPQFWTDTPADHPAPAGAGPISRNEQELHYAFLRFHKPKPQKQESTHTEYSEIKIRK, from the exons ATgccgctgttgctgctgctgctgctgccagtggTATGGGGAG cacCCCTAGCTCAGCGCCTGGAACTGCGGCAGAATGTGACAGTGCAGGAGGGCCTGTGTGTCTTCGTACCCTGCAGATTTTCCCTGCCCTGGGTTTCCTTTGGAAAGTTCTACATGTTTTGGTTCCGGGAAAGGGCAGATACAAAACGCGATCCCCCGGTGGCCACGAACAAGCCAGAACAGAAGCTGCGTGAGGGGACCCAGGGGCGATTCTCCGTCCCCGGGGAGCCCCAGGCCGGAAACTGCAGCCTGAGCATCACGGATGTCAACGCAGGGGACAGCGGGACATACTTCTTTCAAGTCGAGACACACTTCAGTAAATACGCATATCTAAACAAGATGCTCTTTCTGAACGTGACAG CCCTCACCCACCAGCCCCACGTCCACAGCCCGGGGGCCCTGGAGCCCGGCCGCCCCGGGAACCTGACCTGCTCTGTGCCCTGGGCCTGTGAGCGGGCCACGCCCCCCATCTTCTCCTGGACGTCAGCTGCCCCCAGCTCCCTGGGCCCCAGGACCCCCTTCTCGTCGGTGATCACCCTCACCCCACGGCCCCAGGACCACggcaccaggctcacctgtcAGGTGAAGTTCCCCACAAGCGGGGTGATGGTGGAGCGAACCATCCTGCTCAATGTCACCT atgctccacagcacgtggccATCAGCATCTTCCAAGGAAACAGGACAG CCCTCAAGATTCTGCAGAACACCTCGTCCCTTCCCGTCCAGGAGGGCCAGGCGCTGCAGCTGCTCTGTGTTGCTGACAGCAACCCCCCTGCACAGCTGAGCTGGTTCCGGGGGTCTCCCGCCCTGGAGGCCACCCCCATCTCGAGCATCGGGGTCCTGGAGCTGCCTTGTGTAGGGGCAGCAGAAGAAGGGGAGTTCACCTGCCGGGCTCAGAACCCACTGGGCTCCCAAAATATCTCCCTGAGCCTCTCCGTGGTCT GTAAACCACAGCCCTGGGCTGGCAAGGTCCTGGGAGCTGTTGGGGGAGCTGGCATCACGGTCCTGCTTTCTCTCTGCCTGTATCTCATCTTCAG AGTGAAGACGCACAGAAAGACCCAACCAGTGCAGAGCATGGATGATACGAACCAGGCCGggggctcaggctccagg gAACGCCAGCCCCAGTTCTGGACGGACACCCCTGCAGACCACCCCGCCCCCGCTGGGGCTGGCCCCATCTCAAGAAATGAACAAGAGCTTCACTATGCTTTCCTCCGATTTCACAAGCCGAAGCCTCAGAAACAGGAAAGCACTCACACTGAGTACTCAGAGATCAAGATACGCAAGTGA
- the SIGLEC6 gene encoding sialic acid-binding Ig-like lectin 6 isoform X3, protein MPLLLLLLLPVVWGAPLAQRLELRQNVTVQEGLCVFVPCRFSLPWVSFGKFYMFWFRERADTKRDPPVATNKPEQKLREGTQGRFSVPGEPQAGNCSLSITDVNAGDSGTYFFQVETHFSKYAYLNKMLFLNVTALTHQPHVHSPGALEPGRPGNLTCSVPWACERATPPIFSWTSAAPSSLGPRTPFSSVITLTPRPQDHGTRLTCQVKFPTSGVMVERTILLNVTYAPQHVAISIFQGNRTALKILQNTSSLPVQEGQALQLLCVADSNPPAQLSWFRGSPALEATPISSIGVLELPCVGAAEEGEFTCRAQNPLGSQNISLSLSVVSPPQLLGPSCSQEDEGLRCSCSSRARPAPSLRWWLGKGLLEGNFSNASFEISSSSAGPWANGSLSLREGLSSGLSLSCEALNVHGAQSGSVLLLPGKPQPWAGKVLGAVGGAGITVLLSLCLYLIFRVKTHRKTQPVQSMDDTNQAGGSGSRERQPQFWTDTPADHPAPAGAGPISRNEQELHYAFLRFHKPKPQKQESTHTEYSEIKIRK, encoded by the exons ATgccgctgttgctgctgctgctgctgccagtggTATGGGGAG cacCCCTAGCTCAGCGCCTGGAACTGCGGCAGAATGTGACAGTGCAGGAGGGCCTGTGTGTCTTCGTACCCTGCAGATTTTCCCTGCCCTGGGTTTCCTTTGGAAAGTTCTACATGTTTTGGTTCCGGGAAAGGGCAGATACAAAACGCGATCCCCCGGTGGCCACGAACAAGCCAGAACAGAAGCTGCGTGAGGGGACCCAGGGGCGATTCTCCGTCCCCGGGGAGCCCCAGGCCGGAAACTGCAGCCTGAGCATCACGGATGTCAACGCAGGGGACAGCGGGACATACTTCTTTCAAGTCGAGACACACTTCAGTAAATACGCATATCTAAACAAGATGCTCTTTCTGAACGTGACAG CCCTCACCCACCAGCCCCACGTCCACAGCCCGGGGGCCCTGGAGCCCGGCCGCCCCGGGAACCTGACCTGCTCTGTGCCCTGGGCCTGTGAGCGGGCCACGCCCCCCATCTTCTCCTGGACGTCAGCTGCCCCCAGCTCCCTGGGCCCCAGGACCCCCTTCTCGTCGGTGATCACCCTCACCCCACGGCCCCAGGACCACggcaccaggctcacctgtcAGGTGAAGTTCCCCACAAGCGGGGTGATGGTGGAGCGAACCATCCTGCTCAATGTCACCT atgctccacagcacgtggccATCAGCATCTTCCAAGGAAACAGGACAG CCCTCAAGATTCTGCAGAACACCTCGTCCCTTCCCGTCCAGGAGGGCCAGGCGCTGCAGCTGCTCTGTGTTGCTGACAGCAACCCCCCTGCACAGCTGAGCTGGTTCCGGGGGTCTCCCGCCCTGGAGGCCACCCCCATCTCGAGCATCGGGGTCCTGGAGCTGCCTTGTGTAGGGGCAGCAGAAGAAGGGGAGTTCACCTGCCGGGCTCAGAACCCACTGGGCTCCCAAAATATCTCCCTGAGCCTCTCCGTGGTCT CGCCCCCGCAGCTGCTGGGCCCCTCCTGCTCCCAGGAGGACGAGGGTCTGCGCTGCAGCTGCTCCTCCCGAGCCCGACCAGCCCCCTCCCTGCGCTGGTGGCTGGGCAAGGGGCTGCTGGAGGGGAACTTCAGCAATGCCTCCTTCGAGATCAGCTCCAGCTCCGCCGGGCCCTGGGCCAACGGCTCCCTGAGCCTCCGCGAGGGGCTCAGCTCTGGCCTCAGCCTCAGCTGCGAGGCCCTGAACGTCCACGGGGCCCAGAGCGGGTCTGTCCTGCTGCTGCCAG GTAAACCACAGCCCTGGGCTGGCAAGGTCCTGGGAGCTGTTGGGGGAGCTGGCATCACGGTCCTGCTTTCTCTCTGCCTGTATCTCATCTTCAG AGTGAAGACGCACAGAAAGACCCAACCAGTGCAGAGCATGGATGATACGAACCAGGCCGggggctcaggctccagg gAACGCCAGCCCCAGTTCTGGACGGACACCCCTGCAGACCACCCCGCCCCCGCTGGGGCTGGCCCCATCTCAAGAAATGAACAAGAGCTTCACTATGCTTTCCTCCGATTTCACAAGCCGAAGCCTCAGAAACAGGAAAGCACTCACACTGAGTACTCAGAGATCAAGATACGCAAGTGA